The Amphiprion ocellaris isolate individual 3 ecotype Okinawa chromosome 6, ASM2253959v1, whole genome shotgun sequence genome contains a region encoding:
- the atad1a gene encoding outer mitochondrial transmembrane helix translocase, whose amino-acid sequence MLLKDLPREALMRPLSRNEVVGMLVRLTIFGAATYYSIKWVVEAMDPTSKQKSQAKKRAEQLMKRIGVEGVKLTEYEMNIASQLVDPHSMKVSWRDIAGLDEVINELQDTVILPFQKRHLLAGSRLFQPPKGVLLFGPPGCGKTMIAKATAKASGCKFINLQASTLTDMWYGESQKLTAAVFSLAVKIQPCIIFIDEIESFLRNRSSLDHEATAMMKAQFMSLWDGLDTSSTTQVMVMGATNRPHDVDPAILRRMPTTFHVGLPNIRQRQDILRLILAGENLSNAINLKEIAEKTDGYSGSDLRELCRDAAMYRVRDYVRKEQMRLIAQQLQDCQEEEEEKPVDEERLRPVTQLDLFFGLDKMKESKRATAFMLPSVSEVPLD is encoded by the exons ATGCTGCTGAAAGATCTTCCCAGAGAAGCCCTGATGCGGCCATTGTCCAGGAATGAGGTGGTTGGCATGCTGGTGAGGTTGACCATCTTTGGTGCAGCCACATACTATAGCATCAAATGGGTGGTGGAAGCGATGGATCCTACCTCCAAACAGAAAAGCCAAGCCAAGAAGAGG GCAGAACAGCTGATGAAGAGGATTGGTGTCGAGGGGGTCAAACTAACAGAGTATGAGATGAACATTGCATCGCAACTAGTTGATCCGCACTCTATGAAG GTGTCCTGGAGGGATATAGCAGGCCTGGATGAGGTTATCAATGAGCTGCAAGACACAGTCATCCTGCCCTTTCAGAAAAGACACCTGTTAGCTGGATCCAGACTCTTTCAGCCTCCTAAAG GTGTATTATTGTTCGGTCCTCCGGGATGTGGGAAAACCATGATTGCCAAGGCAACAGCCAAAGCCTCAGGATGCAAGTTTATCAACCTTCAGGCCTCCACGCTGACAGACATGTGGTACGGCGAATCACAGAAGCTGACTGCTGCAGTCTTCTCATTAGCTGTCAAAATTCAGCCCTGCATCATCTTCATTGATGAGATTG AGTCATTTCTGAGGAATCGCTCCAGTCTGGACCACGAGGCCACGGCCATGATGAAAGCCCAGTTCATGAGCCTGTGGGACGGCCTGGACACCTCCTCAACCACTCAG GTGATGGTGATGGGAGCCACTAACAGGCCACATGATGTGGATCCAGCCATTCTGCGCAGGATGCCCACTACTTTTCACGTTGGTCTGCCT AACATAAGGCAGAGACAAGACATCCTGAGGCTGATTCTAGCAGGAGAAAAC CTGAGCAACGCCATTAACCTGAAGGAGATCGCAGAGAAGACAGACGGCTACTCTGGCAGCGACCTCCGGGAGCTCTGTCGCGACGCTGCCATGTACCGAGTCCGGGACTACGTCCGCAAGGAGCAGATGAGGCTGATCGCTCAGCAGCTTCAGGACtgccaggaggaggaggaagaaaa ACCTGTGGATGAGGAGCGCTTGCGGCCGGTCACCCAGCTGGACCTCTTCTTTGGCCTGGACAAGATGAAGGAATCTAAGCGGGCCACAGCCTTCATGTTACCCAGCGTGTCCGAGGTTCCCCTGGACTGA